GTACCAAGGCGCTCATCGTCATCGAGCACAAGGGCGACCTCCACCCCGCGATCAACATTCTCGACGCGGCCGGAACCATCCTCGACTTCCACTTCCTCCCCGCCAAGGCGCGCCTCGAAGTGAAGGACGGTCAGGAGATCAAGGCGGGTCAGATGCTCGCGCGTCAGCCCAAAATGGCTGCGGCAAGCCAGGACATCGTCGGCGGTCTGCCCCGCGTGACCGAGATCTTCGAAGCCCGTAAGCCCAAGGACCCGGCGTTCATGGCCGAGATCTCTGGCAAGGTCGAGATTTTCTCCGACAAGCGCAAGGGCAAGATGACGATCCGCGTCGTCTCGGACTCGGGCCTCGAAAAGGATCACCATGTGCCCAGCGACAAACAGTTGCTCGTGCACACCGGCGACTTTGTCGCCGCGGGCGACCCGATTACCGACGGTCCGCTTGTGCCGCACGACATTCTTCGCATTAAGGGCGAAGAAGCGCTCTGGGCCTACATGCTCGACGAAGTGCAGAACGTCTACCGCGCTCAGGGTGTGGTGATCAACGACAAGCACATCGAGCTGATCCTGTCGTCCATGCTCCGCAAGGTGAAGGTCGAGAGCCCCGGCGACACCGATCTCTTGCCGCAGGAAGTCATTGACAAGTTCAACTTCAAGTTGAAGAACACGGAGATCGGCCAGATGTACCGCGTGAGCGACCCCGGCGGCACGGATCTGCCGCTCAACGCTCTCGTGAGCAAGGACGAAATCAAGGAAGCCAACGCTCAAGCCGAGGCCGCCGGCAAGGACGGCGCAAAGGCCAAGCGTGCACGTCCGGCGACCGGCCGCACGCTCCTGCTCGGCATCACCAAGGCCGCGCTCTCGAGCGATTCGTTCCTCTCGGGCGCATCCTTCCAAGAGAGCACCAAGGTGCTCACCGAAGCTTCGCTCCGCGGCGCGACCGACACGCTCGTCGGCCTCAAGGAGAACGTGCTGCTTGGTCACCTGATCCCCGCCGGCACGGGATTCCGTCCCTATCAGGAGATCAAGGTCCGCCCGCTCGTCGAACTCCCGCCCGAAGAGGAAGACGACGAGGAGATGCTCGCCGAGGCGTCAGCCGCAGCGGCAGCGCTCGGCGCGTCACCGAGCGAGTCGCTCGGTGCTCCTGAAGTGACGATCCCGGGCACGGGCACTCCCGCGGAGATCTGAGTTTCGCTTGATTTGAGTGGTTGAATCGATCACGGCCCGGGCGATTGCTCGGGCCGTTTCTCATTCATGGCTGCTGCTCGCTGTTGGATGCGATGATCGAATCCGCTTGTTGACTGGTCAGAACAGGCAAATCGGTGATCCCCGTCGCCAGCATCACGCGGATGTACGGAATGCACATGCCGCAGCCCGTGCCGCAGCCTGTGCGTTTGGATAATTCGTCGAGATCGCGCACACCGTTCTCCGCGAGCCTCTTCAGCTCGGCGAAGGTCACGTCGTGGCAGATGCAGCGGTCAACGGCCATGAAAAAAGTTTCGGAGTGGCAAAGGGGCAGAGATGAAGAGCACGGGCGCTCAGTTCTTCCATTCATTCCAGTCCGGCACATATCCGGGGTCGGGCGACTTGGAGAGATTCCCCGTGCCGAGGGCGCGTCCTTTCGAGTCGCGCTGGAGCAGGTCTTGCGAGGCAGTTGCCGCTGCGGCACTCCCGTCCGCCCGCGCGGCAACATTCGCCTTGAACTTCACCCCGTGCCGGAATGCCGTCGTGGGCGATGAATTGTTCTGCCAGCCCGCGTTCTGCGAATAGAGCATCGGAGGATCGAGCAGCGCGGTGCTCCGCGGCAGCGCAGTCGCGTTTACACCCGCAAGCAACGTATCGGCGAACACCAGGAGCTCCGACGGCATCGTGATGTCGGCCGTCCGGCGCCACGGGCGAAAAGAAATGTCTCCGGCCCAACCCGGCGTCATCGCGGGCGAAAGGTAATAGCCGTTGTAGCCATATGTCGTCGACACTTTCAGGTTCTGCGTCTGAGGGGTGTATGTTCCGGCCGCCTGCTCCGGGCATTCAAGCGCGGAGCGCTCGGCGCGAGCGGTCGCGATATAGGGCATCAGCGTGCCGCTCGACGGCGCCGCATCCGGCGAATCCGCGCCGAACCAGTAGACGACCGGACCGGAGCCGATGTATTCGGCCTGCCAATATGCCGCGGGAACCGCCCGGTCGTGATAGTCGTTCGCGTAGAGCGACCACGCGAGCGCGAGTTGGCGCTGATTCGCGAGGCACTTGGCCGTGCGCGAGGCCGCGATCGTGCCGCGCAAGGCGGGGGCGAGGATCGACAGAAGCAGCGCGATGATGGCGACCGTGATGAGAAGTTCGATGAGCGTGAAAGCGGGAAGAACTCTCACCACAGAGGCTGGGAGCCACGGAAAAACACACGAGCGGTTTGGAATGGCTAATTCCAACTCCGCTCCCCTCCGCGACTCTGCACCTTTGTTGTAGCGAATGCCGTTCATCTCCTCCCCTCCGTTTGCTCCTGCGTTTCGTTCGCACGGAGGAGGATGGAAAGAAGATCGCGGTCGGCGAGCGTGATTTGGCCGTCACCGTTGACGTCGCGACTGCCGCGGGATTGCTCCCACGCGTAAAGATCTTCGATGTCGAAGACTCCGTCGGCATTCACATCGACAAGCGCCGGCGCCGGCCCGAACGCGACGAGCCCGCCCGTGCCGATCGCATAGAGGTTGCTTCCCGCGACCGCGGGCGAACCCGAGATACTGGATGCTGATTGAATCACCGTGAACGGCGAAGAGGCGCTCGTAATCGAGGCATCGAGAATGCGCAGCACGTTGTCGTTGCCGCAGACGGCGAGTTGATCCGAAGCGGACGAGTAGACCGGTTGCGTGTTCCAGCCGCCGCAGGGGACGAATTCGCCAGAGTCGATGACGCCGTTGTGGTTTGCGTCGCTCCATGTGCGAGTGTGGCTCGACCAGGCGAGCGCGGCAGACGATGAATCGCTCGAAAAAACCTGAAGCGAGGGGAGCGAACCGAAGCCCTGAATACCGGTCGAGAGCGCGAGGCGATTGCTCGGAAGTCTGATCGGTATCGATGCACTGCGATTGCACCCGACCGTCCACTGCAGTGCTCCGGTGCTCGCACGAATTCTCACGATGTTGCCCGAAGTGGTTCCTCCATAAAAGCCGTATGTCGCCGCATAAAGCGCATCGCCTGAAGCGTCGAGCGCGATGCCGCCGAAAAAGCCGACGGAGCTCGTGTTGTTGAAAGTCCAGAGCGGAGACGGCGCAACGTGCGAAGTGTCGCCGGGTGCGTGCGCGGGAAACGCGAGAATCTGCCCAGGGTTCGCTGCATAAAGCCCGACGGCAGACACAAACACCCGATCGTTCGCCGCGTCGTAGGTGGGGGAGTTGCCCGAAGAAGCCCCGATCGGTGCCGCCCAGAGAATCTCGCCGGGCTGATGCGGATTTGCGACGGAAAGCGGATCGATGCTGATCGAGTAGAGCGAAGCACTGTCGCCGAAACCGTCGTAGTCGGTGATGAAGAGCCGGCCTGTGCCGCGCCATGTGCGCGCGACCACCGGCGATGCGTTGACGATCGGGTTGTCCAGCGTCGTAGACCAACGAAGGGTCGGCTGGTAGAGCGCGACGCCGTATAGCGTGCTGCCGCCGGATGCGATGACGGTTGCCGTGCGATGATCGATTGCAGGCGACGCAGTGCTCTCGAGTTGGGGCGAGTCGATTTGGAGCGACCACGCAACAGCGCCGGTTCGTCTCGCGATCGCGAAGAGCTTCCATGTCGTGCCGCTGGGCTCGTTCACCGAACCCGTGGCGTACACAAAGTGAAGCCCGACCGCGACGCCAGCGCGCGCAACAAATGCAATCGCGCGATTGTTCTCGTCTTTTGCGCAGGTCCACGCCGGAGAAGCGAGGGAAGGAAACGGCTGTGAAGTAGCCGCAGATCGGGCCGCGTCCGCGGCAAGGGTGTTCCAGGTCCCTTGGGCGAGCGTGGTGGAACAGCAGAGCAGCAGAGCAGCGGAAACAACGATTGTGGATGTCGGATACTGGAGGTTGGCCGGAACAAATCGGACCTTTTTTCTGCTCTCCCGCAGATCTGCAATTCTGCTGCTCTCAAAAGCCACAACCCGCGCTTTCGCGCGAGCGGTGGTCAGAATTGATTCGCCGCCGATCACTTTCTCCTCCGGCGGGGCGCGATGAGACAGGCATACGCAAGCAGCGGAAGCGCCGCGGGCTCGGGCACTTCCGCGATACCGTCGATGTTGATGTTCCCGCCGTTCCCTTCCGGGTTGCTGATCCGGACGAAGCGGATGAAATCAAGGCCGGTCGATGCGAAGTCCACACCGGTGCCGCCGCCGCTTCCGTTGTAGCCTGCAACGATCTCGGCAAATGATTTTCCGATCGCGTTGAACGTCGGATCGACGGGTTTGGTGAAGTCAGTCGGGACGCTTCCGGGCGACGTGTCGTACGGCGAAACGAGATCTGAGTATCCGAGCGTGGCGTAGCCGCTGGTCGCGAGCACATTCACCGTGCGCCAGTCGCTGCCGTCCTTGGAGACTTCGACGATGCCGCCGGTGTTCCCGAATTTGCCCGTCGCGACTCCATTGCCATTGTCGGTGTAGAACCAGTTGCCGAAGATGATGAAATCGATGCCGAAAGCGTTGGTCGTGCGGTTATAAACGTCGTGGTCGAAGGTCAGCGTCAGGTGTCCCCCGCGCCCGATGCTCACGATGTCGCCCGGATCAAACGGCGGGCTGAACGGGCTGACCACGCTCGGGAAACCAAACTGAACTCCGGTAAATCGCGTCGGCGAGCCGACCGCGGCACTCGGATCGAGATAGCTCGCGCTTGCGCCGGATCCTGCCGAGTAACTGGTCCAACTCGAGGCGTACGGGCTGGCAACCGCGCCCGAAAACGCGAAAGCAACACCCGCGGCACCTGCCGCACGCATGACAAAAACTCGAGACATTTCCATCTCCTCGCCGCGGTGCGAACGAAGCACGCCGCGACATTTCATCCCGATTCGCGCGGGAAGGCCCCTGTGCCGGAAAGCAGCGGCAATTCACGAACAGTCAGTGCCAAAGCGCGAGAAGATCGCGCGGCACGAACCCTTTCCGGAGCGTTGAAGCAGGTGGAGCGGCGCGGCAGGGACACGCGGCGGAGCGCTCGCACCAGCCGCCCCGAAAGTCGCGAGGGCCGCCAGTCAGCCGAGCGGGAACATCCCGCGCGGCGTCTTCGGCAGGTCTTCCGGCTTCGGGTGATCCGCAACCCGCCTTCCCGCGATTCAAAGGGCCGGAGTTGGCCCGACGATCGCAGTGGCCGGCACTTGATCCCGTCAAGGAAACAAGTGCCCTGGGTCGCGGCGTGTCCCGTTACGGCGGCGCGTCCGCGGTGGAATTGGCCTTGAAATCAGGACTGAAATCAGGCTTCACCACACTTCCCTCTTTGCCCCGCCAAAGCGGGGCACCGAAGACAGATGCAGCGTATCGAGAACTGCGCGGGTGTCAAGTCGGCAACGCTTTGCCCTTAAGCAAAGCTATCGCAAGCCCCTGTCAATTCGTGAATTCCAATTGTTCGACTTCACCGGATCGAGACCGGCTTCGAAAGAATCTCGTTCATTACTATCGCTCGGCGCCAGTCCCTGGCCGAGCGAGGAACCATCCCGAATGAATGGCTGATCGCCGGCGATGCCGGAACCGGCTGAGCGGCGCGCAGGAGGCGCTGCTCGACAGTGGCGGCGCTCGCCGCGGCCCTCGCGGCACGCGCCTGCTGCTCCAGCCGTTCCTGGTTGCGCTTCGCCTCGGCCGCGAGCTGTTGCGCGCGGATTCTTTGCTGCGCCAGCCTTCGCTTCTTGGCTTCCGAGTCTGTGCGGGATGAAACCGGACGCGGCTGGGATGGGGGCAGCGTACGTGCAGGAGACGGCGAGATCGTGCCACCAGTAGTCGTTCCCGGCGGCAGCCCGAGCAGAATCTCGAGCGGGTTTGGCGCGGGCGGTCGCGTTGACTTGGGGGTCTGCGTTTGGGCCTGAGTTTGCGATTGAGGCTGAGGCGTTCGGCGGGCCGCGGCACGGCGACGGAGTTCGGCCAATTCCTGCCTTCGCCGGTCCTCGTTGTCGCGCGCCGGACTCGGGCGTGCTTCAGGCTCGTCGGAAGACTCCACACTCTTTCCGGTGCGGAGCATTTCGAGCTCCGCGCGCTGTTGTGCGTGTTGAAAGCGACGCTTCTCCGCTTGTGCCGCAAGCACCTTGAACAGCCACTGCAGAAATGAGAAACCCGCGACGATGAGGATAAACCATAAGGAATTCACAGACGAAGATTATCCGATCGAAATGGAAGACGGAAATGAGGAGATGTCGGCGATGGGCGTCACCTCCGCCGCGGCTTCGCTGGTTCGTGGAATCCCCACGATCTTCTCGTGAATCGACCAGAAATGCTCGAAGGAGCCGAGAATCGAGTACTGCTGGACGTGATCGTGCGCGGAGCTCCCCATTCCGGCTCGCAGCACCGGATCACACAGAATCGTGACGATTCGATCCGCCCAGGCCTGGGTGTCGCCGGGTGCGAGAACGAACCCGGTTTGGCCGTGCCGCACAATTTCCTTCGGTCCCCCGGCATCGGTCACAAGCGTGGGAAGACCGCTCGCCTGAGCCTCGAACGCGACCTGCCCCAAAGTGTCGGTGGTTGATGGAAAGACAAACAGATCGCTGGAAGCGTAAATCCGTGCGAGTTCCTCGCCGTGTCGAAAGCCAAGAAAGTGCGCGTTCTGACCGGAGAGTTTGTCTTGCATCTCGGCGCGGTACGGGCCGTCGCCCACAATCACCAGGTGCGCATCGGGTCGAGGGCTTCGCGCGCGAACCCGATTCCAGATTTCGGTGAGCCGCGGCAAGTTCTTCTCCACGCTGACGCGCCCCACATAGAGCACCTTTGCTCCGGTTTCCGGAATTCTGCACGATTTCCAGAATCCGGCGTCGCGGAATCGCGGGTGGAAACGCGCGGTGTTGAATCCTGGCTTTAGGCGCACGCAGCGCGAGGGCTCGATTCCGAGACGCTCGAGCGCAGCCTGATACTCGACACTACGCGAAAACACTGTGTGGAAGGGCGCATAGAACCAGCGCATGGAGAATGTCGTGAGCGCGGTGAGCCCCGCATCCTCGAAAATGTGTTCGACGTAGGCCGGGAAGTCGGTGTGATACACGCCCGCAACGGGAAGGCGCGTACGGCGCGCAAACAGTCGGCCGGCGAAGCCGATCGGCCCGGGCGTGCTGATGTGAACTACATCCGGCCGGAAAGCGCGCGCCGCGGCGAAGAGGCGACGCAGCGGCGGGAGCGCACACTCGAGGTTGGAGTATCCGGGGAGTTGAGCCGCGAGCCGCGGCGGGATGTTCACGATGTTCGGCAGTTCACGAACAGGAAACCGCGTGCTCGTCAAGATCTTCAGCGGTCGCCCGAGCTCGAGCGCCTGATCGGCGATGTCGTTCAGGAAACGGGAGACACCGTTGACGTCTCCGAGGGTGTCGGTGAAGAGCGCGATCCGCAGCGAACCTGTTGGGCCCAAGCGAGTATTCCCGGCGCCATGGCTCGGAATCATGCTTCAAGATATCGCGCCGGTTCCTACTCTTGTGTTATGGCGCCGCGAAAGCATCTCGCGATCTATCCGGGTAGTTTCGATCCGATCACCTTCGGGCATCTCGACGTGATCAGGCGCGGGCGCCGTTTGTTTGATGAGTTGATCGTCGCGGTAGGACGCAATCCTTCCAAAGACCAACTCTTTTCGGCCCCTGAGCGGCTGGAAATGACCCGGAAACTAGTGGACGAGCTGATTCAAAAGGAACCCGATGGCTCGCCCGTTCGCGTGCAGGGGTATGACGGGTTGACCGTCGATTTCGCCCGGCACGCGGGCGCGACCGTGCTGCTGCGCGGCGTTCGGAACCTTTCGGATCTGCAGTACGAGGTGCAGCAGGCGGTGACGAACCGTGAGGTGGCCGGTCTTGAGACGGCCTTTGTGGTGGCGGGACAGACATTCGCCTATACGAGCAGTTCGCTCATCAAGCAGATCGCCGCGATGGGCGAGGATCTCACCGGGCTCACCCCGATGGTGCCGGCGCTCGTCATCGACATGCTGCGCGAGAAAAAAGCTCAGCGCCACCCGGCTCTTGAAGAACTCCGGACCAGCGGCCACGCGCGGGAACACTAAGCACATGGAATGGCGCGTCATCAGCATCGGAACACTGCCCGCCAATCCGCTCTGGGGCGAAAAGGGTCAGGTCCGCACCGGGCACGCGACAACGACGCTTGTCGTTTCCGGCGCGAAGCGGATTCTGATCGATCCCGGTCTGCCGGATCAGATTCTGGCGGCGCGGCTCGCCGAGCGGGCAAACATCGCCCCCTCGCAAATCACGCACGTCTTTCTGACCAGCTTCCGGAGCGACTGCCGGCGCGGCATCGGGGCGTTCGCCAACGCCGAATGGTGGATCTCGGAGGCGGAACGTGAAGGTGTCGGTGTCCCGCTCGCCGAGCGACTCAAACAGCTGAACCCAGACGACGAAGAAGATCAGGTGCTGAAAGAGGTGCTGTCGCGGGACGTTGCCGTGCTGCAGCGGTGCCGCCCGGCGCCGGATCGGCTTGCCGAGCGAGTCTCGATCTTTCCGCTCGCGGGCGTAACGCCGGGCCTGTGCGGCGTTCTGTTCGAGGACGCGCGATTTACCGTGTTGGTTACGGGGGACGCGATACCCACGGTTGAACACTTGGAAAAAGGCCAGGTTCTCGCCGGCGCCGTCGACGGCGCGAAAGCGCGCGAGAGCTTTGCTGAGGCGATCGAAGTTGCCGATATGTTCGTGCTCGGTCGCGACAATCTTGTCGTCAATCCCACAAAGAAACCGTTCTAGAGCGAAAGCGCTTCACGTGTAGTAATTTCAATGAGCGTTGACCAAGGACCGAAACCTTGCCGTACGAGCCCGTGCGCAGCGACGGGCCATTGTGCACGACACCGCCAGGCGCACTGAATTTTGCCCTCGCTACACCCGAAGGCAATCTGGTCTCGTCGGCGCTATGGGGTTCCGTATTCGGCGACGTCGTGAGCGAGTTGCTCGATCAGATCTCTATCCGGCGGCTGCATCGGCCCCGCCAGCTCGAGCGCTCTGCGAGCCGACTTGAGCGCGCTCGCCCTGTCGCCGTTTATGAACTGCACGCGCGCGAGTACGGCGAGCGAACGTGGGTTCTCGTTGTGATCAATCTTCGCGGCTCGCTCCGCGGCACGGAGCACGAGAGCGCGCAGACGCTCTTCTTTTCGCGGATCGAACGGGGAATCGCTCGCGAGAAGGTCGCGCGCGAATTGCAGGAGATCGTCTCGCAAGCGTTCCACGAACTCCGGTGAAGGCGGATCCGCGAATTCGGTCGTCAACCGCTCGCCCGACTTGAGCAGCCGTTCGATGTCCTTTGCCCGCTGCGCGCGGATGATGTCGATGCGTATCCATCCGAGGTCTTCGACCGACTCGATCTCGTTCCGCGCGCGGCCGAGATCCCAGGTTCCGGCAAGTACCGGATCGAGGATCTGCGAGGTGAATCCCGGCGGCCCGTACCACGCCAGCCGCCCCTTGGGATCGATCACATACACCATCGTGGGCTGCTGCTCGCCCGTCGCCGTGAGATACGCCGTGCGAGTTCGGACACCCTTGTCCCAGGCGAGCGGAAAACGAATCTTGCCGGTCATCGCTTCGACTTTCGCGCGCCACGTCTCAAGCGACATCCGCTCCTCCTCGCCCGCGACGCCGAGCACCCGCACCGGCCGATCCGCGAAACGATCAGAGAGCATCGAGATCGATTCCAGAACCGGGCCGACACCGCTGTAGGAAGATCGCACGAACACCACGACATAGGCAGCGCCTGTTCTGAAAGCGTCAACCGGATCCCCCGCGCTCCATTCCTCAACTTCCAGTGTCGGCGCCGGGTCACCGATCCGCAACGTTCGTTCTGGCTGTTTTTCCCGTACGAAGAGCCGGGGCCGTTCGGCGTATTCGGGGTCATCCGAGGCGAAGACGCCCGCGCGACTCAGGTCTGGTCCGCATACGGGAGCCTCGGGCGCTGCACCAAAGCCGAGTGCGATCGCCAGGAGAATGGCTTCCATCGTCAGGGCATTGCCTCGGTTCATCGTGCCGGTTGCATGATTTGGCGCGGGGAAAAAGAAAAGCCCCGGCCGAACTGCCGGGGCCTTGGCACGTTGAGCTTTGTGGTCCTTATTGCATTCTGGCGAGCGATTCTTCGAGGTCCTTCCGCAGCTCATCGCTCTTGGCGAAACCGATCGCCTTCTTCTCGGTGGCGACGGCATTCGTCTTGTCGCCGTTCGCAAAATAGGCCCACGCGAGCGTGTCGAGCAAGCCTGCCTCGGAATTGTTGGTCGCGTCGTTGGCACGTTTCGCGGCGTCGAGCGCGAGTTCGGCCAGCTTCTTGTTGGTGGTGAAGTCGAGGCCGCGAGCCGGGTCGACGATCGACCACGCCACAAAGTTCATCGCGTCGGAATCATTCCCCCGCGTCTCGATGAGTTTGCGTCCGCTCTCGAGCATGCCGGCAGTGTCTTTTTTCTTGCCCGCCATGGAGAACCGCATCCAGTCAAGGTTCTTCTGCTGCTCGGGTTCGAACCTGCTCCGCTCTGCCGCAACATCCCAATTCCCCGCGACGATCTCCGCCAGCGGCTTGTCCATCTTGAACGGGCTGCCGATCCAGGCGATCGTTCCGGTTTGATCGACGATAAAGGCTGTGGGGATGCCCGGCTGCGCCGCCGCGATCATGTAGGCGTTGCTCGTCTTGCGATCCTGATCCCAGGCGACGGTGTAGCCCATCGTGTCGCCTTTCTCCGTCGTCATTTTCTCGACGCCAGCGAGCGAGTTGCGCGGATCGATGCTGGTGACGCCGATGATCGTCACACCCTTGTCCTTGTATTCTCTTTGCAGCGAGGACAGATGGGGCATGCTCGCTTTGCACGGGCCGCACCACGTCGCCCAGAATTCGACGACCGTGACCTTGCCCTGCTCGAACGAAGACACAGGTGCGCCTTTCACCCACTTATCGATGACGAGGGCCGGAGCCTTGTCCCCCACGGTCAGCGAGCCGACCTGGATTTCCGATGTGGCACTGGCGGGCTTCGCGAGAGCGGGTTCCTCCGCGAAGAGCGCCGGCGCGGCCAAACCGAGGGCGGTAACGAGCACGATCGGGGCGATTCTCACGGGTAGCTCCCTTTGTAACAGAGAATGGATCAACTGGTCCAATGGAACAAACTATTCTACGGGTTCTGATGGAGTTGCTCGCCGCGCCTCGAGCACGCGTTTTTGGATGCCGATTCGCCGCAACGTGCGGGCGTACTTTCCAATAGAACGGCAAGAAATCTGCCGGAACCACCGAGGGGATCGCCATGGCAAAGTGGATGATAATTGTTTGGTTGCTGATCGTATCGATCGCGCCGATCTGTCCCGTATGGTCCCGCACAGCATTGATTGCTCCGACGGATCTCAGCGGCCGGTGGCAAGGCAGCATCAACATCCCCGGCAGCGCACTCGAGGTGAAGCTCTCATTCACCAGCAACGAAGCCGGAACGATCAGCATTCCAGCGCAGGGCGCAAAGGACCTGCCGCTTGAGAAAGTGCTCGTCGACGGAAAGAAAGCCACCTTTGCGATCCGGGGCGTGCCGGGCAATCCCGTTTTTTCGGGAACATTCAGCGACAACGGCGAATCGATCGCCGGCGATTTCACACAAGGCGGCGGCACGATTCCGTTCGAGCTCAAACGGTCGCCGGATGCAAAGGCCGCGAGCGCGGATTCTCTCGATGGACTCGATCAGTTTCTCGACAAGGCGCGCCAGGACTGGCAGGTTCCGGGGCTTGCGGTCGCGATCATCAAAGGCGAAGAAATCGTCTACGCGAAGGGCTTCGGTTTTCGCGATGTTGACGCGAAGTTGCCGGTGACGGAAAACACGCTGTTTCCGATCGGTTCGGCGACGAAAGCCTTCACGACCTTTGTGATGGGGCAACTCGTTGATGACGGGAAGCTCGATTTCGACAAGCCGGTGATCAATTACCTGCCGGAGTTTCGGCTCTACGACACGGTCTTGACGGAGCGGATCACGCCGCGCGATCTGGTCACGCATCGTTCGGGATTGCCCCGGCATGATCTGCTCTGGTACGGCAACACGCCGCGCTCGCGCGAGGACATGGTGCGCCGGCTGGCATATTTGCCGAACAACAAGGACTTGCGCGGCGCGTGGCAGTACAACAACCTGATGTTCCTCACCGCCGGTGTGCTGGAAGAGCGGCTCACCGGAGAGAGCTGGGAAGAGAACATCCGCGCGCGCATCCTCGCGCCGCTCGGGATGAAGCGGACGACACTGAGGAATACCGATTCGGAGAAGGACTCGGACTATGCGCTCGGCTATCGGTTGAACGACGAAACCGACAAGGTGGAGCGGATGGACTTCCGTGATATCACCACGATGGGGCCGGCGGGTTCGATCTGCTCGTCGGTCACGGAAATGTCGGAGTGGGTGAAGTTGAATCTTTCCGACGGGGCCGTCGGCGGCAAGCGCCTCATCAAGGAATCGACGCTGAAGGATCTGCACGCGCCGCAGATGTCGATGGGCGAAGGCTCGCCGGAAAATCCGCAGATCATTCCGGTCGGGTATGCGATGGGCTGGTTCGTCGATGTTTTCGGAGGCAATCGGCGGCTGCATCACGGCGGGAATATCGACGGGTTTTCCGCGATGGTCGCGTTCCTGCCTCGCGAAGATGTCGGTGTCGTCGTTCTCACCAATATGAACGGGACGGGTCTTCCTGAAACGGTGGCGCGCCATGTGTTCGATCGGATGACGGGCGCGAAGCCGACGGACTGGAATGCGCTCGCGCTCGCACGGCGGAGTGTTGCGCTGAAGCAGGCGAAGGAAGCGAAGTCGAAGCTGACCGATACGCGCAAGCCGGGAACGCACCCTTCGCATCCGATCACCGAATACGCGGGTCAATACGAGCACGCGGGCTACGGCATCATCGAAGTGGCGGTCGAGGAGTCATCGGGCGATGCTTCGCTGAATTTCACATTCAACGGAATCGCGACTCCCCTCGAGCATTGGCACTACGACGTTTTCAGCGGCAAGCGCAACGAAGAAGACCGCACGTTCGAGGGCTTCAAGATTCAGTTCGAGAGCGGCCTCGACGGAGAGATCGATTCGCTTCGCGCTCAGATGGAATCGGCCGAAGAACCGTTCGAGTTCAAGCGGCTCGGCGATGCGAATCTCCGCGACATCAAGTTCCTCGAAAAGCTCACGGGCGATTTCTCGATCGAGACGCAGCCCGTCAAGTTTTCGATCGCCGGAAACGTGCTGACAGCCACGCTCCCCGGGCAGCCGGTGTATGAACTGGAACCCGCGCGTCACAACACGTTCCGCATCAAGGAGCTTCCCGGTTTCTCGATTCAATTTCTTGCGGGAGAAAACGGCGGCTTCGACGCGGCCAAGTTCGTTCAGCCCAACGGCGTGTTCACGGCGAAACGGGTGCCTGCGAAATAACACGCCGCGGTTTCCGGCTCTCCGCTCGGGACGATTAGGGGATTGATGCAACGTGTGTCGCACTCTCTGCGAATCGACCGCGGGTGTTTGGGGTACTTTGTCAATTCTCGTTGCAGGTTTTGGGATGCCGGCCTCCCTCAATGTGGCCGGAAGCGCTTTGCTTCGGCGCGGTGCCGTTTTTGCTGTCGTGCCTGGCTGTGCGCAGCATGGTCGCCTTCACTCGTTCGATCCGGGGTGGTGGACACTCTCTTGTCTGCGGACGTTGCCGGTACGACCTCTCGGGTCTCGATCAGGAAGCCAGGTGCCCGGAGT
The DNA window shown above is from Phycisphaeraceae bacterium and carries:
- the coaD gene encoding pantetheine-phosphate adenylyltransferase: MAPRKHLAIYPGSFDPITFGHLDVIRRGRRLFDELIVAVGRNPSKDQLFSAPERLEMTRKLVDELIQKEPDGSPVRVQGYDGLTVDFARHAGATVLLRGVRNLSDLQYEVQQAVTNREVAGLETAFVVAGQTFAYTSSSLIKQIAAMGEDLTGLTPMVPALVIDMLREKKAQRHPALEELRTSGHAREH
- a CDS encoding MBL fold metallo-hydrolase; its protein translation is MEWRVISIGTLPANPLWGEKGQVRTGHATTTLVVSGAKRILIDPGLPDQILAARLAERANIAPSQITHVFLTSFRSDCRRGIGAFANAEWWISEAEREGVGVPLAERLKQLNPDDEEDQVLKEVLSRDVAVLQRCRPAPDRLAERVSIFPLAGVTPGLCGVLFEDARFTVLVTGDAIPTVEHLEKGQVLAGAVDGAKARESFAEAIEVADMFVLGRDNLVVNPTKKPF
- a CDS encoding TlpA family protein disulfide reductase, whose translation is MRIAPIVLVTALGLAAPALFAEEPALAKPASATSEIQVGSLTVGDKAPALVIDKWVKGAPVSSFEQGKVTVVEFWATWCGPCKASMPHLSSLQREYKDKGVTIIGVTSIDPRNSLAGVEKMTTEKGDTMGYTVAWDQDRKTSNAYMIAAAQPGIPTAFIVDQTGTIAWIGSPFKMDKPLAEIVAGNWDVAAERSRFEPEQQKNLDWMRFSMAGKKKDTAGMLESGRKLIETRGNDSDAMNFVAWSIVDPARGLDFTTNKKLAELALDAAKRANDATNNSEAGLLDTLAWAYFANGDKTNAVATEKKAIGFAKSDELRKDLEESLARMQ
- a CDS encoding (2Fe-2S)-binding protein, with product MAVDRCICHDVTFAELKRLAENGVRDLDELSKRTGCGTGCGMCIPYIRVMLATGITDLPVLTSQQADSIIASNSEQQP
- a CDS encoding prepilin-type N-terminal cleavage/methylation domain-containing protein, which gives rise to MNGIRYNKGAESRRGAELELAIPNRSCVFPWLPASVVRVLPAFTLIELLITVAIIALLLSILAPALRGTIAASRTAKCLANQRQLALAWSLYANDYHDRAVPAAYWQAEYIGSGPVVYWFGADSPDAAPSSGTLMPYIATARAERSALECPEQAAGTYTPQTQNLKVSTTYGYNGYYLSPAMTPGWAGDISFRPWRRTADITMPSELLVFADTLLAGVNATALPRSTALLDPPMLYSQNAGWQNNSSPTTAFRHGVKFKANVAARADGSAAAATASQDLLQRDSKGRALGTGNLSKSPDPGYVPDWNEWKN
- a CDS encoding glycosyltransferase family 1 protein → MIPSHGAGNTRLGPTGSLRIALFTDTLGDVNGVSRFLNDIADQALELGRPLKILTSTRFPVRELPNIVNIPPRLAAQLPGYSNLECALPPLRRLFAAARAFRPDVVHISTPGPIGFAGRLFARRTRLPVAGVYHTDFPAYVEHIFEDAGLTALTTFSMRWFYAPFHTVFSRSVEYQAALERLGIEPSRCVRLKPGFNTARFHPRFRDAGFWKSCRIPETGAKVLYVGRVSVEKNLPRLTEIWNRVRARSPRPDAHLVIVGDGPYRAEMQDKLSGQNAHFLGFRHGEELARIYASSDLFVFPSTTDTLGQVAFEAQASGLPTLVTDAGGPKEIVRHGQTGFVLAPGDTQAWADRIVTILCDPVLRAGMGSSAHDHVQQYSILGSFEHFWSIHEKIVGIPRTSEAAAEVTPIADISSFPSSISIG